TTTGGACCCAACTATATGTGCAAGATTTTCTTAAATTTCATAAATGAGCTTTTATGGATACTATGTGTAAATAACTAATTTTTTCTACTGTAATTtctattgtttattattatatgacattttaatgtattgtaGCTTTCTGGGGACAGATGGATGGACTGGGTGTGGTTGTGTCTAAACCCTTTCTGTCACTAATGGGATTTTAGTGCATAACAtagaaaatgaaattaaaacaaacatttaatcctataaaactacatttttacaAGACAACATTGAATGATTACTAGTTTCGATATATACTTTCTTAAGATAGACAGTTGAGTAGCTCCTCAAAAGGAAACTCAAAAGTTACTTCCTCAGCTGAGACGTTTTCATCGCAGATAGAAATTAAATACAAGGCGTCGATTTAAAAGCATAGAAACAAACACTTTAACCAGCATTAGTGTCATGTAGTTAATGTTCAAAatgttgtatgtttttacaacaggaaataaatcagGTTAACAACCCTTTTAGCATCACTGGcaggataataaaaaaaagaaaacaaacacgcCTGTTCTGCAGCTCTGTGGCGATTTCTGAGCCTATAAAATCAGGTAATCGAGTATTTCAGCCAATATACTGAATATTATAACCGTGTAACACTAAACAGAAGACACATACCTTGCTTGTGATGTTTTCCTCCGGCGGTCTTACACTATTAAACACACTAAAGCAGAAGAAGCGACCGCGGAAAaaatcatttcctctttttcattcCGTTATAATCGCAAAATTTCAACATTGTGCAAAGAGTCAAGAGTCAGTGTGCTTTGAGGGAGGCTTCGTAGTCACACATGATACTGACACACTGACAGCTTGAATCATAGTGCAACAGGTAGCCTATTTATCACTGCGGAAGATCACGCCTCCCTCCCCCCATCATTTCACTGCTTCCCTGCTTTGAGTCAAGAAGACTCTTTGAATGACAAACCGCGCTGGTGACTTTGCACTTCTGACACAAATCATCTAAGGAAGGATGTTAAAACTGCGATCCCTGAGCAGTTTATTGTCAGGGTGGTAAATGAGAGaaaccatttttttattttatttattatttattatttattttatttatttatttattttttaaaacaattcttTATCCAACAGTTTTAAAGTTCAGTCTTGACTTCGACCAGCAGATGATAAAATAGTCTCCTGACAAGGTGCATTTAGTGGCTGCTGGAGCTTTTGACAGTGGTGGAGGAAGGATTCACATCCCTTAATtaagtggttctcaaagtggggtcaGGGGTCCTGAAGGTGGCATCCTGAGCAAAAAGGGGAATACATCTATAAGTAACACAGTGATTGGATGTATGACTATTTTGGTTATGGGTTTAATACACTTCTGTAAtctgtggtctaatttgtgtcattttaggGGTCCTTGAGGTGAAAAAGTTTACAAACTACTGTTTTAATCTAGTAAAGAAGTAATAATCAtactgtaaaaatactccattacaagtaaaactACTCAGTTTAGTATGTTACTTAAATAAAAGTCTGTAAATAAGGTCAGTAAAATTTATTTAGAGTTCAGAAAAGTTCAgttacaacaaaaaataatataattaatggaCAGAAAAATATCATGGTTGATAGTTCATTCATTGTGCTGAGTCATTGTTTAAGAAGAAGTGTTTAAAGTCCTGGttacagcttcttaaatgtgaatatattgTTCGTTAGCCCTCTTTCATAATAAGCTGAAcatatttgggttgtggactgcaGGTTGGAACATAACAAGACATTAAATGTTGCATCTTAggcttttttttcacaattttcagatattttacagaccaaacaacagattaatcaataccGAAGATAATTATGAGCTGCAGCTCTATATCCAATGCAGACATTTAATTATTCTTACTGTTGCATGAATTGTAAGTAGCATTTTACTTTAACTTAAAAGTTGAAgttcaaagttcattcttgaccttgtgAAGGTACAGATGATAGAAAACATTGTCTTAAGGTTTTCATCACATGGACCAGAAGCAGACCTGTCCCAAAACCATTGGTCCTCATCAGACCTAGTTGTAAAAACATGGAAAGCAGCCACAAAACAGCCTCTTGAAGGGGTTGTTTTTATCAGATTTGGTGGCTCTATCCAGCTGGACCACTGCTTCCTGAACGATCACTTCAgtattttggacatttttctgGATGTTTTCGACAACTTCTCCCTGCTCCTGTGTGAGCACAGCCACATCCCGGAACAGTTCCTGGATCCCCTCGATTCTCTTCTCCAGGTCCAGCAGCTCCTTGTGACGGCTCTCGATCTGTAAGCACGCAGAGCGGGCTGTTTTGCCCTCCAGCTGGTCGCTGAACACGTTCCACTCTCCGCTCTCCATCATCTCCCCCAGCTCCTCCTCACTGACCTCCCTGCCCACCACCTCCATCTGCCTCTGTATCTGCCGTTTACACGCCTCCCTGTGGCTCATCTCTGTGTCATTGTAGTTGGACATCACCTC
This is a stretch of genomic DNA from Scomber japonicus isolate fScoJap1 chromosome 16, fScoJap1.pri, whole genome shotgun sequence. It encodes these proteins:
- the LOC128375633 gene encoding syntaxin-11-like, producing MRDRLGHLQQEQADSEDFSTVELDNLSNYGAAAATAATESHSDQELNHVLEEAQDIRLEIQQIQNDISDLKDVNYQTLNKTSHFSAIKRDSNAIGADVKHRGKSVLQRLHMMNALRGELEAQRGSSDPTARIARTQYQCLSNALREVMSNYNDTEMSHREACKRQIQRQMEVVGREVSEEELGEMMESGEWNVFSDQLEGKTARSACLQIESRHKELLDLEKRIEGIQELFRDVAVLTQEQGEVVENIQKNVQNTEVIVQEAVVQLDRATKSDKNNPFKRLFCGCFPCFYN